Proteins encoded in a region of the Delphinus delphis chromosome 13, mDelDel1.2, whole genome shotgun sequence genome:
- the TTR gene encoding LOW QUALITY PROTEIN: transthyretin (The sequence of the model RefSeq protein was modified relative to this genomic sequence to represent the inferred CDS: inserted 1 base in 1 codon; substituted 1 base at 1 genomic stop codon), with protein sequence MASSRLFLPCLAGLVFVSEASPVGSGESKCPLMVKVLDVVQGIPAVNVGVQVFKKAADETWEPFASGKTSEFGELHGLTTDEKLVEGIYKXELDTKSYWKSLGFSPFHEXAEVVFTANESGHRHYTIMALLSPCTYSTTALISGPKE encoded by the exons ATGGCTTCTTCCCGTCTGTTCCTCCCTTGCCTCGCTGGACTGGTATTTGTGTCTGAGGCTAGCCCTGTG GGCTCTGGTGAATCCAAGTGTCCTCTGATGGTCAAAGTCCTAGATGTGGTCCAGGGCATTCCTGCTGTGAACGTGGGCGTGCAAGTGTTCAAAAAGGCTGCTGACGAGACCTGGGAGCCGTTTGCCTCGGG GAAAACCAGTGAATTTGGGGAGCTCCATGGGCTCACAACAGATGAAAAACTTGTAGAAGGAATATACA TAGAATTAGACACCAAATCCTACTGGAAGTCACTTGGCTTTTCCCCTTTCCATGAATAGGCAgag GTGGTGTTCACAGCCAACGAGTCTGGCCACCGCCACTATACCATCATGGCCCTGCTCAGCCCCTGCACCTACTCCACCACGGCCCTCATCAGCGGCCCCAAGGAGTGA